In a single window of the Hydrogenobaculum sp. 3684 genome:
- a CDS encoding tetratricopeptide repeat protein, whose product MKKSYIIGGTILLVLIGGFVFHRYVYSKIEYKKGLSYYKNKNYQKALPLFKDAANQGYAPAEVKLGVLYLYGEGTLKNYDKAIYWFKKAADQGDADGGFDLSVIYVNGLGVPRNYRKALYWVKKFAERGNAYGEFGLGWMYLFGKGVPKDYDEALYWVKKSAEQGNARGENLLGYMYENGFGVSQDYNKALYWYKKSAEQGYAPAKANLERLESEH is encoded by the coding sequence ATGAAGAAATCTTACATTATAGGAGGAACAATATTATTAGTTTTAATTGGTGGTTTTGTTTTTCACAGATACGTGTATAGTAAAATAGAATATAAAAAAGGTCTTTCTTATTATAAAAATAAAAACTACCAAAAAGCATTACCTTTATTTAAAGACGCAGCGAATCAAGGATATGCGCCAGCCGAAGTTAAGCTTGGAGTGTTGTATTTATATGGTGAAGGAACATTAAAGAATTACGACAAGGCTATCTATTGGTTCAAGAAAGCTGCTGATCAGGGAGATGCAGACGGAGGATTTGATCTTAGTGTGATTTATGTCAATGGTTTAGGAGTACCACGGAATTATAGAAAAGCTCTATATTGGGTGAAGAAATTTGCTGAACGAGGAAATGCATACGGAGAATTTGGTCTTGGATGGATGTATTTATTTGGTAAAGGAGTACCAAAGGATTATGACGAAGCTCTATATTGGGTGAAGAAATCTGCTGAGCAGGGAAATGCAAGAGGAGAAAATCTTCTTGGATATATGTATGAAAATGGTTTTGGAGTATCACAGGATTATAACAAAGCTTTGTACTGGTACAAAAAGTCTGCTGAACAGGGATATGCACCAGCAAAAGCTAACCTTGAACGTCTTGAATCAGAGCACTAA
- a CDS encoding Rpn family recombination-promoting nuclease/putative transposase, which translates to MDIQPHDTFFKQIFSDPKRLKMLLDIFAEDIAQDIHSITPVNTEKFSSKSQKFMLDLLFSCKVEDQDAYIRVVLEHKSYLDKELPIQLSYYNSAIWEEAIKEKEYYPPIINIVFYHGKGEWNMPTCLPIVKNTKLEKYTSKLNYILIDLNKISDDDIISETHKDLCTQWALLAMKHIFDSIKDFIKVFELIADYIKTHDYIETTHCIFLTLDYIVSVKDSAEEVENILKELTGGDEKVMTLTEKWKMEGKQEGLQEGLQKGLIKAKKDDIKSAVLIKFGLLPKDFEEKIENTDDIQALNDIFKKVILATKIEEIQ; encoded by the coding sequence ATGGATATACAACCTCACGATACATTTTTCAAGCAGATATTTTCAGATCCCAAAAGATTAAAGATGCTTCTTGATATCTTTGCAGAGGATATAGCACAGGATATACATTCTATAACACCCGTTAATACAGAAAAGTTTTCTTCTAAATCTCAAAAGTTCATGCTTGATTTACTTTTTAGCTGCAAAGTAGAAGATCAAGATGCATATATACGGGTAGTACTTGAGCACAAATCTTATCTTGATAAAGAACTACCTATTCAGCTTTCATACTACAACAGTGCTATCTGGGAAGAAGCCATAAAAGAAAAAGAGTATTACCCTCCTATTATCAACATCGTTTTTTATCATGGAAAAGGTGAATGGAATATGCCAACATGTTTACCTATTGTTAAAAATACCAAATTAGAAAAATACACATCTAAGCTAAACTATATACTTATAGATCTAAATAAAATATCAGATGATGATATTATAAGTGAAACACATAAAGATCTTTGCACACAGTGGGCCTTGCTTGCAATGAAACATATATTTGATAGCATAAAAGACTTTATAAAGGTATTTGAGCTTATAGCAGATTATATCAAAACCCATGATTATATAGAAACGACTCATTGCATATTTTTAACGCTTGATTATATTGTATCTGTGAAAGACAGTGCTGAAGAGGTTGAAAATATTTTAAAAGAACTAACAGGAGGTGATGAAAAAGTTATGACACTAACAGAAAAGTGGAAAATGGAAGGCAAACAAGAAGGATTACAAGAAGGATTACAAAAAGGATTAATTAAGGCTAAAAAAGATGACATCAAGAGTGCTGTCCTTATCAAGTTTGGGTTACTACCAAAAGATTTTGAAGAAAAAATAGAAAACACAGATGATATACAGGCTTTAAACGATATCTTCAAGAAAGTTATACTTGCCACTAAAATTGAAGAGATTCAATAA
- the carB gene encoding carbamoyl-phosphate synthase large subunit has translation MPKNTNIKRILILGAGPIIIGQAAEFDYSGTQACKALMREGYEVVLVNSNPATIMTDEQLATKTYIEPLTVEVLEEIIKKEHPDVLLPTLGGQTALNLAKDLYESGILEKYGVGIIGASYEAIKKGEDRALFAKAMEEIGLKVPPNAIVNSLSEGMASIKDIGFPAILRPAFTLGGTGGSIVYNLEEFPAKLNAALEASPIHQVLIDKSLIGWKEFELEVIRDTKDNVVIVCSIENFDPMGVHTGDSITVAPAQTLTDKQYQMLRDASLAIIRKIGVDTGGSNIQFAVDPNSDNFYVIEMNPRVSRSSALASKATGFPIAKVAALLAVGYTLDEIKNDITKNTPISFEPSIDYVVVKIPRFDFAKFKESSKILGTTMKSVGEVMAIGRTFKEAFMKAIRSLETDNPYLFMKDYEALSYDELLTNIRIPTPERIFYIKEAFMRGISIEKVNEVSHIDKWFLHQIKELVEAYKQDIPFDKDYIFELKILGFSNKEIAKKFNKTEKEIEELLEGLMPTFKAVDTCAGEFRAYTPYYYSSWEYPYYKIGQEEAIFDND, from the coding sequence ATGCCAAAAAATACCAACATAAAAAGAATACTAATCTTAGGAGCAGGCCCTATTATCATAGGCCAAGCGGCAGAATTTGATTACTCTGGTACTCAGGCTTGCAAAGCCCTTATGAGAGAAGGTTATGAAGTAGTACTTGTAAATTCAAACCCAGCCACCATAATGACAGATGAACAGCTTGCCACTAAGACTTACATAGAACCCTTGACTGTAGAGGTTTTAGAAGAGATTATAAAAAAAGAACACCCAGATGTCTTACTACCTACCTTAGGAGGGCAAACGGCTTTAAACTTAGCAAAGGATTTATATGAATCGGGCATATTAGAAAAATATGGTGTAGGAATAATAGGTGCCAGCTACGAGGCCATCAAAAAAGGTGAAGATAGGGCTCTTTTTGCAAAAGCCATGGAGGAGATAGGTCTAAAAGTTCCACCAAATGCCATAGTAAACTCTCTTTCAGAGGGTATGGCCTCTATAAAAGATATAGGATTTCCAGCTATATTAAGGCCAGCTTTTACACTTGGCGGGACAGGGGGTTCTATCGTTTACAACTTAGAAGAGTTTCCAGCTAAGCTAAACGCTGCTTTAGAAGCCTCTCCTATACATCAGGTGCTTATAGACAAATCTCTTATAGGATGGAAGGAGTTTGAGCTTGAAGTCATAAGAGACACAAAAGACAACGTCGTTATAGTTTGTTCTATAGAAAACTTTGATCCTATGGGTGTTCATACTGGAGACTCTATAACAGTAGCACCAGCCCAAACCCTAACCGATAAACAATATCAGATGTTAAGAGATGCAAGCCTTGCCATTATAAGAAAAATAGGTGTTGATACCGGAGGCTCAAATATCCAGTTTGCAGTAGACCCAAACAGCGACAATTTTTACGTGATAGAGATGAACCCAAGGGTTTCAAGAAGCTCAGCCTTGGCTTCTAAGGCCACTGGTTTTCCCATAGCAAAAGTAGCCGCCCTTTTGGCGGTTGGATATACCCTTGATGAGATAAAAAACGACATTACAAAAAATACACCTATAAGCTTTGAGCCAAGCATAGATTATGTTGTAGTAAAAATACCAAGGTTTGATTTTGCAAAGTTTAAAGAATCAAGCAAAATTCTTGGTACCACAATGAAATCTGTGGGCGAAGTGATGGCTATAGGAAGAACTTTTAAAGAAGCTTTCATGAAAGCCATAAGAAGTTTAGAAACCGATAATCCATATCTCTTTATGAAAGATTACGAAGCGCTTTCTTACGATGAGCTTCTTACAAACATAAGGATACCAACACCAGAACGTATTTTTTATATAAAAGAAGCGTTTATGAGGGGTATAAGCATAGAAAAAGTGAATGAAGTAAGCCATATAGACAAATGGTTTTTACATCAGATAAAAGAGCTTGTAGAGGCTTACAAACAAGATATACCTTTCGATAAAGATTATATATTTGAGCTAAAAATATTGGGCTTTTCAAATAAAGAAATAGCTAAAAAGTTTAACAAGACAGAGAAAGAGATAGAAGAGCTTTTGGAAGGTCTTATGCCTACTTTTAAAGCGGTAGACACCTGCGCTGGGGAGTTTAGGGCTTATACGCCTTATTATTACTCCTCTTGGGAATATCCATACTATAAAATCGGGCAAGAAGAAGCTATTTTTGACAACGACTAA
- the tatC gene encoding twin-arginine translocase subunit TatC — translation MEHLQELRQRILKSIAAVLIFSAISFFYAKYVFEILKYPIDVYYPGMKLITLSPTEPLFIMMEISVIVGIILAIPVILYQIWRFVEPALYPEEKRLVFPLVFFSLVLFVMGASFAYFAVLPMALKFLIGIGFSQLRAKPMLSAELYINFLLKMLLGFGIAFEMPIFLFMLQRAGIISTKQLKSFRKYFIVVAFFIGALIAPDVSTQILMALPLIALYEISIFVGRFAVKKQNTSKDIQKAQ, via the coding sequence ATGGAGCATCTTCAGGAACTAAGACAGAGAATACTTAAATCTATAGCAGCTGTACTAATATTTTCTGCCATAAGCTTTTTTTACGCTAAGTATGTTTTTGAGATTTTAAAATACCCTATAGATGTATATTATCCTGGTATGAAACTTATAACACTTTCTCCCACAGAGCCCCTTTTTATCATGATGGAAATATCTGTAATAGTGGGAATAATACTTGCTATACCTGTTATTTTATATCAAATATGGAGATTTGTAGAACCAGCTCTTTACCCAGAAGAAAAAAGACTTGTTTTTCCTTTGGTTTTCTTTTCTTTGGTATTGTTTGTAATGGGGGCTAGCTTTGCATATTTTGCAGTGCTTCCAATGGCTTTAAAATTTTTAATAGGTATAGGTTTTAGCCAGCTTAGGGCAAAACCCATGCTTTCAGCGGAGCTTTATATAAACTTTTTACTTAAAATGCTTCTTGGTTTTGGTATAGCCTTCGAGATGCCCATTTTTCTTTTTATGCTACAAAGAGCGGGTATAATATCTACAAAACAATTAAAATCTTTTAGAAAATACTTTATAGTGGTGGCATTTTTTATAGGTGCTTTGATAGCCCCAGATGTTTCCACTCAAATCCTTATGGCTTTACCACTTATTGCCTTGTATGAAATATCTATATTCGTAGGTAGATTTGCAGTTAAAAAGCAAAATACTTCAAAAGATATACAAAAAGCTCAATAA
- a CDS encoding twin-arginine translocase TatA/TatE family subunit, with protein sequence MDLGQIIIILVIAYIVLGPEKMMDVATKLGEFTRKAREFMDEIKMQAYIENVNKKVLELEKEQTNTEEKKDGEGTSESSTDGASSGTKTENT encoded by the coding sequence ATGGACTTAGGTCAGATAATCATAATACTGGTTATAGCGTATATAGTGCTTGGGCCTGAAAAAATGATGGATGTGGCTACAAAGCTTGGAGAGTTTACAAGAAAAGCAAGAGAGTTCATGGATGAGATAAAAATGCAAGCTTATATAGAAAATGTAAATAAAAAAGTGTTAGAGCTTGAGAAAGAACAAACTAATACCGAGGAAAAGAAAGATGGAGAAGGAACTTCCGAAAGCTCCACTGATGGAGCATCTTCAGGAACTAAGACAGAGAATACTTAA
- a CDS encoding A24 family peptidase — MTILILLTFFLLGTIFGSLYNVLIYRLPRGESVVYPNSKCPHCGHKIKPYENIPILSYIFLRGRCSACKNKISMRYPIVEALTGFYFALCVYAFYIKNNENLSVLNIKDAVKTLEALLFGSILIVQSFIDLDWFILLDSFNYAGIVFGLLFSLSNYGFVDIKSSILGILFGGLIPFLIYYIYLKVRKMEGLGIGDIKLLAMIGAFGGIWMVLGAMFFGSVIGLLVSIPTIIKNKNMQYYIPFGPFLSIGAIIWMFLDRGILVGIFIERVLWT, encoded by the coding sequence ATGACAATCCTAATCTTACTTACATTCTTTTTGCTTGGTACTATCTTTGGAAGCCTTTATAACGTGCTGATATATAGACTTCCAAGGGGAGAGTCTGTCGTTTATCCAAATTCCAAGTGCCCTCATTGTGGACATAAGATAAAACCTTATGAAAACATACCCATATTATCTTACATTTTCTTGAGAGGTAGATGCAGTGCTTGCAAAAATAAAATATCTATGAGGTATCCTATAGTAGAAGCCCTTACCGGGTTTTATTTTGCCCTTTGTGTTTATGCTTTTTATATAAAAAACAATGAAAATTTATCTGTGCTAAATATAAAAGATGCTGTAAAAACATTAGAAGCTCTACTTTTTGGATCAATCCTTATAGTACAATCTTTTATAGATTTAGATTGGTTTATCCTACTTGATAGTTTTAACTACGCTGGCATAGTGTTTGGACTTTTATTTTCTCTTAGTAATTATGGTTTTGTTGATATTAAAAGCTCAATACTTGGGATTTTGTTTGGTGGTTTAATTCCATTTTTAATATACTATATTTATCTTAAGGTTAGGAAGATGGAAGGTCTTGGCATAGGTGATATAAAACTTTTGGCAATGATAGGAGCCTTTGGTGGTATCTGGATGGTGCTTGGTGCTATGTTTTTTGGTTCAGTTATAGGGCTTTTGGTAAGCATACCTACCATTATAAAAAATAAAAATATGCAATACTATATACCCTTTGGACCATTTTTGTCTATTGGTGCAATAATTTGGATGTTTTTAGACCGTGGCATACTTGTTGGTATATTTATAGAGAGAGTGTTATGGACTTAG
- the secD gene encoding protein translocase subunit SecD: MPKNIFLNILIGAFIIIGSLLVVAFKPVNLGLDLKGGISMVLAPDIDKVIKEEYENTASDISKLFLKNHINVLDVTPSQDGIYIDLLNASDYNKVYELLTKYYKNRIDISKVSALKVKVRFSSIYLSQIKENVITQTVEVLRRRVDQLGVVQPVITRLGNSKVMVELPGVMDLERAKKVLGKTAQLELMEVVDASASLDALQKELKPDEKILPSKDGHEWYLVKKKPIITGADLKTAYESTDSFNNPAVSFELNSKGAEIFGNFTQSHIGKRLAIVLDNRVMSAPVIRSRISDQGQITGNFTPDQVRDLAAILRAGALPTTLHILQDAVVGPTLGKAAIKQSIYAGLASFLFVVLLIIARYKTAGVTATIAIIMNGLLLWAGLVLLGATLTLPGIAGIILNMGIAVDSNVLIFERIKEEITRGNTLRKAVEYGYKRVLSAVYDTHATLLVAALILFQFSSGPVKGFATTLTIGTIASFLSNVYYSKVMIDILAKLRMLKI; the protein is encoded by the coding sequence ATGCCAAAGAATATTTTTCTAAACATCCTTATAGGGGCTTTTATCATAATAGGTTCTTTATTGGTGGTAGCTTTTAAGCCAGTAAACCTTGGTCTTGACTTGAAAGGGGGCATAAGCATGGTCTTGGCTCCCGATATAGACAAAGTTATAAAAGAAGAGTATGAAAACACAGCCTCTGATATATCAAAACTTTTTTTAAAAAATCATATAAACGTCTTAGATGTTACACCTTCTCAAGATGGTATATATATAGACCTATTAAATGCTTCAGATTACAACAAAGTTTATGAGCTTTTGACAAAATACTACAAAAATAGAATAGATATTTCTAAGGTATCAGCTCTTAAAGTTAAAGTTAGATTTAGCTCTATCTACCTTAGTCAGATAAAGGAAAACGTTATAACTCAAACGGTGGAAGTGTTAAGAAGAAGGGTAGACCAACTTGGTGTAGTGCAACCTGTAATTACAAGGCTTGGCAATTCTAAAGTTATGGTGGAGCTACCCGGTGTTATGGATTTGGAAAGGGCTAAAAAAGTCCTTGGGAAAACCGCTCAGCTTGAGCTCATGGAAGTGGTGGACGCATCAGCTTCTTTAGATGCTTTACAAAAAGAGCTAAAACCAGATGAAAAGATATTGCCATCAAAAGATGGGCACGAATGGTATTTAGTTAAGAAAAAACCCATAATAACAGGGGCTGATTTAAAAACCGCTTACGAGAGCACAGATAGCTTTAACAACCCTGCTGTTAGCTTTGAGCTAAATTCAAAAGGAGCTGAAATATTTGGTAATTTTACCCAAAGCCATATAGGTAAAAGACTTGCTATAGTCCTTGACAATAGAGTTATGTCTGCTCCAGTTATTCGTTCAAGAATATCAGATCAAGGTCAGATAACTGGTAATTTTACACCAGATCAAGTAAGAGACTTGGCCGCTATTTTAAGAGCCGGTGCATTACCTACAACGCTTCATATACTCCAAGATGCTGTGGTAGGACCCACTTTGGGAAAAGCCGCTATAAAACAGAGTATCTATGCTGGTTTAGCGTCGTTTTTGTTTGTGGTGCTTTTGATAATAGCAAGGTATAAGACAGCAGGGGTCACAGCCACTATAGCAATAATAATGAATGGGCTTCTTCTTTGGGCTGGTCTTGTGCTTTTAGGAGCTACACTTACATTGCCAGGTATTGCAGGTATCATACTAAATATGGGTATAGCGGTAGACTCAAACGTTCTTATATTTGAGCGTATAAAAGAAGAGATAACAAGGGGCAACACCCTAAGGAAAGCCGTAGAATACGGTTATAAGAGAGTGCTTAGTGCCGTTTACGATACACACGCCACACTTCTGGTGGCAGCTTTGATACTTTTTCAATTTAGCAGTGGTCCAGTAAAGGGCTTTGCCACCACACTTACTATTGGTACCATAGCATCGTTTTTGTCAAATGTTTATTATTCAAAAGTGATGATAGACATCCTGGCTAAACTAAGAATGCTTAAGATATGA
- the raiA gene encoding ribosome-associated translation inhibitor RaiA, which produces MQIEFIGKHFEITEHLRAFVEAKLSKFKRLLRETGEDQTEVVVTISSARAKHTDDNINKTSIYRVDIDIYIKSNGGGTVHAWEEDKDVYTAIDRVIDEVERQLLKLKERRLNYRRKSSKTKEETREIPLEPLEEEQETKTFVIEETFSVEKPMSVEDAILELTENHMVFLPFMDTKDGKIKILYRKRSDSFGVIDLGCKG; this is translated from the coding sequence ATGCAGATTGAGTTTATCGGCAAGCACTTTGAAATCACAGAACACTTAAGGGCTTTTGTAGAAGCAAAACTATCAAAGTTTAAGAGGCTTTTAAGAGAAACAGGTGAAGACCAAACAGAAGTAGTAGTAACAATATCAAGCGCCAGAGCAAAACACACCGACGACAACATCAACAAAACATCCATTTACAGAGTAGATATAGATATATATATAAAAAGCAACGGCGGTGGTACAGTGCACGCTTGGGAAGAGGACAAAGATGTCTATACAGCTATAGATAGAGTGATAGATGAAGTAGAGCGCCAACTTTTAAAACTAAAAGAAAGAAGGCTTAACTATCGTCGTAAAAGCTCAAAAACAAAAGAGGAAACAAGAGAAATACCACTAGAACCACTTGAAGAAGAGCAAGAGACTAAAACATTTGTAATAGAGGAAACGTTTTCAGTGGAAAAGCCTATGAGCGTTGAAGATGCTATTTTAGAACTAACCGAAAACCATATGGTATTTTTACCTTTTATGGATACAAAAGACGGTAAGATAAAAATTTTATATAGAAAACGTTCAGACAGTTTTGGTGTTATCGACTTAGGGTGTAAAGGATAA
- a CDS encoding energy transducer TonB, translated as MDLKQETQELPFFLVSILINIFLFSGLAMLFTMRPLLSQYQNPPVNVQLINPPKEVPTPPKPIKLQKFHMKRSYSKPLSPAKGYKPSRGVHKPLQTSALRQRQVFKKGDIKIPVVHHPPKAPPKNISVLSSLEKEIEAQRKQAQTDIEGAIKQVGNLSATISSKGSYLHEGSRKLIYAPPAPVIRAGEFPAPMVLRIFVSPSGYVTRVIILKRSGIAYVDREVVNYVRRFRFEPINGPVESGTITINFKGG; from the coding sequence ATGGATTTAAAGCAAGAAACGCAAGAATTACCGTTTTTTTTGGTATCTATATTGATAAACATATTCTTGTTTTCTGGTTTAGCCATGCTTTTTACCATGAGACCACTTCTAAGCCAATATCAAAATCCACCTGTTAACGTACAGCTAATAAATCCACCAAAAGAAGTACCAACTCCGCCAAAACCTATAAAACTTCAAAAATTTCATATGAAAAGAAGCTACTCTAAACCTTTAAGCCCAGCCAAAGGCTATAAACCATCAAGAGGCGTCCATAAACCCTTGCAAACAAGCGCTTTAAGACAAAGACAAGTTTTTAAAAAAGGGGATATTAAAATCCCGGTGGTACACCATCCACCAAAAGCACCGCCAAAAAACATCAGCGTATTGTCATCTTTGGAAAAAGAAATCGAAGCTCAAAGAAAACAAGCCCAAACAGACATAGAAGGGGCTATAAAACAAGTGGGAAATTTAAGCGCTACCATAAGCTCAAAAGGGTCTTACCTTCATGAGGGTTCTAGAAAGCTTATATACGCACCGCCCGCTCCTGTTATAAGAGCTGGAGAGTTTCCAGCACCAATGGTTTTAAGGATTTTTGTATCACCTTCTGGTTATGTCACGAGGGTTATTATCCTTAAAAGGAGCGGTATAGCATATGTGGATAGAGAGGTGGTAAACTACGTAAGAAGGTTTAGATTTGAACCTATAAATGGACCAGTAGAAAGTGGTACAATTACTATTAACTTTAAAGGAGGTTAA
- a CDS encoding NUDIX domain-containing protein yields the protein MDLDKIKFIGFSDKKLKKFLDKSNYVFWEWADKLKHHKDIEYIKIYGKDAVYFGKEFGRVQVFVKLENLYRGIITLRKKAVAIGVFVFSDDIYQLNVKQFRYPILDEAEEIVAGLIDAIRHGNLEKSIEETIKKEVIEELGIEPTSHIYKSLMESKPIFIKSLYPTIGDSSEEVFLYVLFLKAKKEEIEHLCKKEAGNKEENEYTKVSCIKGIENILNRDYIDAKSFIIQLWLKTKYLEFKQSSFSHFEDFIGSLYK from the coding sequence ATGGATTTAGACAAGATAAAGTTTATAGGATTTTCGGATAAAAAGTTAAAAAAATTTTTGGACAAATCAAACTATGTGTTTTGGGAATGGGCTGATAAACTAAAACATCACAAGGATATTGAATATATAAAAATATATGGAAAAGATGCCGTATATTTTGGAAAAGAGTTTGGAAGGGTTCAAGTGTTTGTAAAACTTGAAAACCTATATAGAGGCATAATAACCCTTCGCAAAAAAGCTGTGGCAATCGGCGTATTTGTATTTTCCGATGATATATATCAATTAAACGTAAAACAGTTTAGATATCCCATTTTAGATGAAGCAGAAGAAATAGTGGCAGGCCTTATAGATGCTATAAGACATGGCAATCTAGAAAAATCCATAGAAGAAACTATAAAAAAAGAGGTTATAGAAGAGCTTGGTATAGAACCAACATCACATATATACAAAAGCCTAATGGAATCTAAGCCTATTTTTATAAAATCTCTTTATCCAACCATAGGAGATTCTTCTGAAGAAGTATTTTTGTATGTTTTATTTTTAAAAGCCAAAAAAGAGGAGATAGAACATCTTTGCAAGAAAGAGGCTGGCAACAAAGAAGAAAACGAATATACAAAAGTTTCATGCATAAAAGGTATAGAGAACATCTTAAACAGAGATTACATAGATGCCAAAAGCTTTATAATACAGCTTTGGTTAAAAACCAAATACTTAGAATTTAAACAATCTTCTTTTTCTCATTTTGAAGATTTTATTGGAAGCTTATATAAATAA
- a CDS encoding D-alanyl-D-alanine carboxypeptidase produces MYYNEEDRYAKHKNLKRVLVLLVLGFIFYVGFQLFKGWPKPKLELSLKDQQIPGSFNISWPTDIRYGVIGTLQSGIISKTPNQGQWPLASVAKIMTAYIILKDHPLSIGQDGPTVTVTQKEVNEYEAFKKDGQSVVKVTLGEKLTERQLLEGLMIPSANNFAYILARWDAGSVKAFVDKMNKTAQSLGLKDTRYEDPSGASAGTVSTPTDQFKLTQLAMQIPTFRHIVAMPQVVLPVAGIQYNVNYDLGKDNIVGVKTGSSLPAGANFVFDSKQGNIDILGVIFGASGRSPLITALKDAITLIDMTKTQLSTEKLISKNQQIGFIKVPWIKKEIPMLASDDFSTVVYPGMKITYSLYPVKDIKFPIKPNEVIGTLIINYGDSSYSMPVIISQEIKAPSFLDRLRRVL; encoded by the coding sequence CACAAGAATCTAAAAAGGGTTCTTGTGTTGTTGGTGCTTGGATTTATTTTTTACGTTGGTTTTCAGCTTTTTAAAGGCTGGCCAAAGCCAAAGTTAGAACTTTCTTTGAAAGATCAACAGATACCAGGTTCTTTTAACATCTCTTGGCCCACTGATATAAGGTATGGAGTAATTGGTACACTTCAAAGCGGTATCATATCAAAAACCCCAAATCAAGGTCAATGGCCGTTAGCCAGCGTAGCTAAAATAATGACCGCCTATATAATTTTAAAAGATCACCCTCTTTCAATAGGGCAAGATGGGCCTACCGTTACCGTCACCCAAAAAGAGGTAAACGAATATGAAGCTTTTAAAAAAGATGGCCAATCTGTAGTAAAAGTAACCTTGGGGGAAAAACTTACAGAAAGACAACTTTTAGAAGGTCTAATGATACCGTCTGCCAACAACTTTGCATATATATTGGCTAGATGGGACGCAGGTAGCGTAAAAGCTTTTGTAGATAAAATGAATAAAACCGCTCAAAGTCTTGGCCTAAAAGATACGCGTTACGAAGACCCATCAGGCGCTAGCGCTGGAACTGTAAGCACACCAACAGATCAATTTAAACTCACCCAGCTTGCCATGCAAATCCCAACTTTTAGGCATATAGTAGCTATGCCTCAAGTAGTTTTACCAGTGGCTGGTATACAGTACAACGTAAACTACGACCTTGGTAAAGACAACATAGTAGGTGTAAAAACTGGTTCTTCTTTACCAGCTGGTGCAAACTTTGTTTTTGATTCAAAACAAGGCAACATAGATATACTAGGAGTAATCTTTGGTGCATCTGGCAGATCTCCTCTTATCACAGCTTTAAAAGATGCCATAACCCTTATAGACATGACAAAAACTCAGCTATCTACCGAAAAACTTATATCAAAAAATCAACAGATAGGCTTTATCAAAGTCCCTTGGATAAAAAAAGAGATTCCTATGTTGGCATCTGATGATTTTAGCACCGTAGTTTATCCTGGCATGAAGATAACTTACTCTCTTTATCCTGTAAAGGATATTAAATTTCCAATAAAACCTAACGAAGTAATCGGTACTCTTATTATAAATTATGGAGATTCTAGCTACAGCATGCCAGTAATAATTTCTCAAGAGATAAAAGCACCTAGTTTTTTAGATAGATTAAGGAGGGTATTGTGA